A region of the Aquila chrysaetos chrysaetos chromosome 15, bAquChr1.4, whole genome shotgun sequence genome:
atatttaaatttcCCACTTGGAtgcaattttgttttataatagGCTTCAGCTTTGTGAGCATATTATTTATCATACActtaaaacaaattgaaaaatgttGCAGTTAAGCTGTGCATCAAACACATCATCAAGGTGAGAAACAGGCACTTGACAGTATAATGTGCAAGGCAAAACCTTTACTGGTCACAGTATAAATAGTTTCTTCAGGAGGGAAATTAAAAGTTCTCAGCCCATCTTTGAGAGCAAAATATCGAGGGCTGCTAGCagatctttttctgttcttttaggTCAGCACCAACAACCAAACTAAAGACTAGCTCATGCCTTAGAGGGTATTCCATAAACTATAAAATGCAGCATACTTTACCCAAGAATACTAATTCTTTCCTATAATTAACCTCAGCATACGTACTTGCCAAAGGCAAATACAGAGTTTAATCACAGACTAAATGATGCGATATAAATGCTAACCCTTTCTCCTCtattagttttttttaaatatataatgccaattttacaaatacatttgccAATTACAAGATCCTGGTTTGTAGCACAAAACACTGATGCTCTTTTATAGAAACTTAAGAACAATGTCTTTTAACATCCTATTAacaccaggggaaaaaaaaaaaaaaaccaaaaccactttgCTACAGTTTCCCTCCAGGCACATCTCAACAGGAATCTCCAAAAACTAGCTATGCAGGAACTGAAAGCCAGAAAACTACACACGAAttggaagagagaggagaaagagagagctaAGAAAGCAGTAATGTGGCAGTAACAGAAACAAGGTACAAGCTTAGAAGAAAACTGCATGCATCCCTTTTCATTAGCATAAGCTTCTTGCAAAAATATGTTTACAAGACATCCATTATATAAAGGTATATGCTTTCTTGTAAAAACGCTGATTTTATCTGAAATGCTAATTTCATCTTCCAACTGTACCGGCCATATTGCTAGGCAGTCAACAGGTTTTCAGTTCTGCTATACCAGTTTAACAATCAGGAGAGCAAAGGCCTACTGTTCATTTCTTATGAaacttttggtttgttttttttccatgaatgtTAAAGCAGTATTTATATAGGTTATACAAACAAAATGGAAACCAGCTTTGGATCTGACATCAGCTGCACTGCTAATGAGAGACAATATGCTAGAAAGAGGCACTTTTAGTATTCTTATATACATTTCAAATCTCAAATTTAACACTTCACCTTCTTTTACCAAAAAATTAAAGTATCAGTAGCTAATAAGATGGAGCTTTATAACAAAAACGCTTCATAAgttgtgtgcatgcacatacTTGCAATGGCTCAGTTACTCAGTTACCCTGAAAATGCCAGAGTATAATTCAAATCACTGCTTATGGGACGGAGGGGAAGGAACAACacagtacaaaacaaaaaagctgtcTGTAGAACAAGGATCAGCtattgtaaaaatgaaaacatatgcCCTTCCATAAGAAGCAACTTATCCCTAGATTCAGGACCACAGATACTGAATATCGAGATCGTCTTATACTCTActcactgctgctttccaaattttcaatcatttttatttttggcataaCATGCATCTTAAAAACTGAGAAGCTTAGTTTTGTCAAACAATGttcaatataaaacaaaacaaaaaaacctctggaAGACCCACTTGACCTGACTATTGGTGAAGATCCTGTGATGGAAGGAATTACGTTagaatattttcccattttatacACCGTATAACACATTGTGACAGTTGAGCATCTTGTGTGCACAAGCTGAAGCATATGCTGAGGCTGAAGATTTGGAAAACAGTCTACTAAGTATAAGCATTCTCCCCGCAAGCAACAGATCAGTATTCCTAGTTAAAAAGGGACAGCATCAAAACTAAAATTTTGAGTGGCCCTcaaataccaggaaaaaaacaggaccTCAAGCTAGTGGAAGTTCCTACATAAGGCAGTCAAATTTACAACCAGTGTATACATTCACTaaggaattacatttttttggtaaaacCAACAATCCAACATACTGCAGAGTCTGAATGTGAAATATAGGCACAAAATAGATTCtctactttttttcagtgtggaAAACATAGCTATTTAAGAATGTAATAAGAAAATTTTCTATCAGGTGAGCAAAAATTTGTAATCATCTGAATAAAACAAAGTACTGTATAAAGGTGCAATATTGAGCAGatttgattttggtttaaatatACGAGTAAATCATGGAACCTTTCTCTTCTTATCTATAAAGTATTTCACAATACCATTATCATTCTAGTTCTTCCCAGTTGTCAGTAAGGTTACCTTTGCTTTGACGTCTAATACTAACGAGCTTTCCAGCTGATTTGATACTCCACCTGGAACTGTTTCCTGAGCTGGCCAGGTTTGTGTATTTTGTGGAGCCTTTGGTTTCATCTTCCCAGCCTGACCAGGCTGTATAGTCACTTAAAGTAGTTGCTGCATCACTTGTAGAGTCAGCAGCAGTGATCTGCGGGGGTTCCCATCCCTCAATCTCATCTGGTTTCCTAGATGGGACATTCTGCTTTATCACCAAACTGTCCCAAAAACCTGGCTTCTTCTCAGACTTCATCTCTTCCTTTAACTTTAGGTTTGATCTAGAAAATAACAAGGATGAGGtgattaatttcttcatttaacaATGCATGTAATAGTTATtaataaacattaaattaatttattatgttttatagTAAGGAATGCTAATCAGTCATCAGCTTCTGACAGCACGTCCATTACTGTCAACTTTAGGAAAAACACCCTCGCATACACGTAAGCCTAAACACAGTAGAATCTTGCAGTAATAAATCAGAAGTGGACCGAGTACAGCCATTTCCTATTATAACAGAActtacacccccccccagcccagcaaaTTACACAGAATTGCCTTTGGAAATGCATGAAGTATTTTAGCATGCATTAGAACAATTGAACAATTTAGGactttaaccaaaaaaaaaaaaaaaacccaaaaaaaaaccaaacacaccaaaacaaacccagaggTAGGTTAGTAGAAggaatataaaaacattttgtctaCCACCAGCTTTTAACAACCACTCACTACTTCCTCAGTTTCCTATACATGTTATCACCTTGCCAGTTAAACCTTATACCCCAAAACATTTGATGTACACAGTATCAGGACTTTAAAGataccagcattttttttttcataaagatctgcaaaatattttgaaaatggctgttttgtatttctggtaAGAACTCCCCAAATTCCCCtcccaaaaccaagaaaaaacatttgttgtAATTCCTCTCTCAAAGAGACATTTGAAAGGCTACTCATATTATTACATTTCTTATCCCATTAAGTACCTTCaatctgaattatttcataCTTGCAGTGtggagtatttaaaaaatggaatgtCAAATGTTTATGCATAAGTTTATATGCAGTTATGTATATAATCAAATAATGGACCACAAAGAAAGGCTGATATCAGTAGTGAAACACACAGCCTTCAGGGTTCAATGAGCTAAATAGCAAATTGAAAACATTATCTGCTAGTAGCATACAAATTCCTTAGCCACAAATAAAACCACCATTgaaatttttttagtatttctgttaaaagagcttttttccATTAATGAAATCTTGACACTATCATATTTAAACAGAAGCAACTGAACCAATACCTTTAAAATGACTTCTCCTTTActaaattttgaatttattattagatttttcagaattttcatcTTGCTAAAGCCAGTCACAGACTGTGAACACTCTTCTCATATTTCGTGAGTAGCACACttgaaaagttgcatttttctttaaacgtAAAGTAAAAATCATGGTATACAGTTACAGGAAAATACCCCCAAACTTAAAATACAGGCAGTTTTCACAGTAATGATAAAATAGCTTTCCACATTTGTGGCAACTCAGTTTTCATACTTCCGCTCTCTTCATCAGGTTACTTGATTCTTATATTCAGCATCAATTGCAAAAGATCGTTGAAGCAACCTAGCATCTAATAAAAACCCATAAAATTGTACAGGGACAGTAGCTGGGAACTTTTGGCAAGTTTTATTGAACAGACtcaaacagaaatggaaatgtagATACTTATATTCCAAATTGTTTAAatatagatatacacacacacccccttaCATGCACATGTATACATTTGCATACTGTAATACATATATTTCAAAGtaaactggaaacaaaacataCTACAGCAAGTCTTATCAAAGCTAGTATTGGCTGGAACAGCTATCCTGATAGGtggcacatttttttcctgtttgtaacCAAGGCAGTTAGGTAGCAAGTACATGTAGGTAACGCCTACATACACTTGTAACAGCAAACTAGTCTGTCCTGGGAAGAGGTCTGTTTTGTTCAAAGAACAGCTCTAACCGTACCGGCAGCAGAACTGTTCCTATAAACACCTCAGCGCCGACAGGGAAGATCTGCAGATCCTGGTATAGCTACTCCACTTTACCTTTCTAGGTGTAGGTAAgactttaaaagagaaagtaaaggATGTAAAAAAAGGAGTTTGTAAACTCAACCATAATTAATCCTTaagaggaaagggggaaggtGGGAATGACCCTTTTACTCAGAAACCTTTACTCCTTTTCTAcagtaaaaaattattatgcagctgaattcccttttcttcctgacaGACCTGAAAAGGTTGTCAACAATATCTGTCCTTTCCTAATACAGCATGCTTTAGTCATTGTAAGCTTAACGCACACATAATTCCAAAATGCACATAAACCGTTCTCTGTGCTTTAACTTCGAGGAGTTGAGCACTACTGCTTCTCAGTGTCTACCTTCACTGCTTTGAACAGCTATTTTCTGTTCcagtttgtgtattttaatatcAGATAGACCAATTGGCTTTACTCACCCTTTGGATTTTGGAGACTTGCATCCTGCTAGCAATTGCTGTTCATCATCTTTATTAAACATAGACGTCACTTCCTTCCAACCCCGGAAACTTGCACCTTGAACCTATACAGAGAAGTACACGTCCTCGTAAATGGGAATTACAGACTTACAAGCACAGAGTATGGCTGCCAGCGCTGACTCCGGGCGGCTCACAGGCAGCAACAGCCCTACCTCTCGCGTGCTGTGCGGCAGGAGCGGAGCGGCTCGTGCAGCCTGCAGAGGATGGCCGCGTTTTGGAAAAGAGCAGGTTGGGTTGCTGCAGCAAGAGCTCTCTCCTGCTGAGCAGAGTACAAAACCTTGCCAGTCTGCAGAGGCTGGCAAGCGATGCCAGCGAGTACGGCTGGGCTCCTGGATGCTGTTCtgcaggctggagctgctggctccGTTTTAGCGTATCACAGTTAGAAGGGAATCTAGGCAGCTTAGGAAAACAGTCTAAGGGGCTTCAGtagacagaaatgaaacaaagagtCATTGCTAGAAGGGGCCATGACAGACAGGACAGCCAGCTGAATTATGAAACTCTTAAGATTTAACCCGCTTTGCCCTCATTGTTCCTATTTTTAACTCACCAAAACTACTACTTCTGGCCCTGCAAACGAAAAGGGTAAGAGCATTGGCTCACCAGTGAAACGTAACATGTGGCACTACAGTGTGCTCTCTAAATTTACTGCGACCATTAAACATGTAACATAAATCATTTTTTCAACACTGTTAAAGGTTTGATTCCCTCTcccccaaagcaaaaaaaaataggtattaataatttttattttgatagcaTGCTTAGGGACTCTAACAGAAATGCACACGTGCACGCCAAGCACAGAACACGAAAGTTGCTGTTCTTTCTCGCAGGGTCTAGGAAGAATGGTAGAGTGACAGTGTATCAGTGTAACttgattacattaaaaaaatacaacaatacACTATGAAGTAtaataatcaaaacaaaactgtagtTGTCAACACGAGCGAAGGCTAATTCATCACCTATTATTATGCTTCATCCTTTTTGCAGAACTCATTGGTGCAAATTAGTATCAATTTGTCATTTAGGTTTTAATTGATTACAGTTTGTAACTGGTACATCCACGTAGGCCTTAAACATGTGAAACATCACCTACAAATTGAGCACAAACACCAGACAGGAAAATACTCGTACTGCCACCTCCTCACCTTTCAGAAACCCACAACCTCTACCATTTACAGGAGTAAAACAGTGCTCTCTTGAGTTACCTCTTGCACATGAGTCACGGAGTAAGTCCACCTCTTGTTCTCCTGTGTCACTGTGTCCTACGCCTTCACATCTCGCCTACCTTCCCCACTCACATCTGAACTGCCTCAGCTACTCTGGCGCAGGTGACATAGCAGGTCCATTTTAGGATCAGGAGGAAGGTCTAACCTAGACTCAGTTGCACTTTGGTTAGATACAAACATGGATCCAGCTTTGGGCAAAGCTCCGGACAACTCTGAAGAGGGAAGGCTGAGCAAGCCCAGAGCGGTTTCCAGCTCTCGTTTGTGGGATATGGACAGACCAGGTACATGAGAGCCAGGTTCATCACAACCCAGGCCTCTGCAACCGCTCTGCTCACCTCTTCCTAAACCCACTCCTAACCTTACCATAAACAACAGCATTCCTCATGGCTtcacaagaaaagcagcagcttctatatgtattttcttccactaTGAGAATAAAGTGAGTACAGATTATAATAAGCAAACTTAAACAtatgctttctatttttaattatgtaaaaatatgtaGACAGCTAACTTAAACTTTGCATCCCTGTGGCAGACTCACCATACCCACCTCACAGAAGACTGGTACTGTCGAtagtgtaaaacaaaaccagacaagcTGCAGGTGATACCTTCAAACAGATACCTTGCTATACAAAATCCTTGTGTTTATCAGCCTCTCCAAGCAGTACTCAACATTTAATACTTTGGTGGTGTAAATAACGGTCTAAAACCTCAATTTTAGTCTATAAAGGCCTAATCCTGTTATCTGTTTCTGTTGTTCAGTTAAATTCTGCAATGAGTTTAACATGAGGATTTGTTACTCTGATTTGGCTTCCTCTCACTGCAAAGTACTTCATCCACAACAAACTTTAGAAATAAGGAAGAATCTCCAAGAAGTTATGTGCTGAAGGAAGTAgtctgtttaaagaaagaaagaagaaaaaaaaaatagagagaaactCTAGAAACCAGTTAGCTTttcatatgttaaaaaaaatccttcgTCTTCTGTTATCTTACTCAAACTCTACTATTGCAGGCCTTTTTGGCAATGAACCTTTGCTACCAGAGGCAAACCCAGTTAAAAGCAGCACATAACAACTCTTACTGCCTTAATCCTTTAGGCTTTTCAACTGGAAGAAGACCCAAATATACCTCAGTGATCTAATTTATATGTAAGGTTGTCTTTCTTCACTAATGTTGTTTCATCAAGGCACTGCCACATAATAAatctgcagattaaaaaaaaccaaaacaccttGTTACTGGTTTTCAGATACCAATTTAATACAGAGACAGAGAACTAGCTTAACTTAAATTATATGCGCCTTTAAAGATCGCCATTGATGAAAGTctatttagaatcatagaatggtttgggttggaagggaccttaaggATCATCTAGTTTCAaccccctgccacaggcagggacaccttccactagaccaggaTGCTCAAAATTTGGAGATAAGCATTTATACACACACTTATGTTCAATGTAAAAAAAGGATATACCTACCCATACACTATCTTTTAATCTAGAATGTCATACATACTTCACCGATACAACTACAACCTTTGCTGCATTGTTTTGGATACCCAAGCAATCCTctagccaaaaaaaacccaaacccaaaacccccaaagaacCAAAACCATTTCATAATAAAATCCTGTTATCTAGCCACAagctttacatatttttaactgtagatatttttaaatttaatttcattaagcTCAATTCTGATTTGCAGATAACTTTTAAGAACAATTAGTAGAAAAGTTCTATTCAATGTCAAGCAGATAGCGTGTGTAGGTCTCCAGATAAAAATTTACAAACTCTGCACCCTTTCTACCTGTATGCAAATCAGTACCTACATACACATTGTACCATTCCTTCACTACTTTCATAAACAAGTACTCCCACAATGGATCCACAGCATTTGGCAGGTACGTACAAGGGAAATAACGGTGTAGCAGATTCTAACTGTGATTTATTCTTCTCTCAACTAGTCCTTAGGGGAAACATACACTAAACCTTTAAAACACTAATACTTCCACTGCTTATTTATTTGGGGTTTCCAAAGGAAACACTGCCAGGATAATCTACATAGGAGCATCAGTCCAAGTAGACCATATTTTGCTAATATGTGATAAAACTCATTCTACAAAGCCTACTGCATATTAAATGGACTAGGCTGAAAGAAACCCCGTAAGTGCCATTTTTACCCCATAAGTAAAACCAGTGCCTACCACACTTAAGCCTCCTGTTTTACACCTGCCTGCACCAGCACTGATCTTCCGAAGTACCTTTTCACTCAACTGAAAAGGAGCGAACAGCTCACTCTTGGTAGTCTTCTCAGTGGTACCATACTTAAGAACATAAACCTTGGCAAAGGAGGAGGTCAAATACTTATTTCACACTTCCAGAAGCCTTTTTCTAGCTGAACTGTTTAAGAcaacaatatttctttttgactACGGCTGTCATGTAACTCTGTCACGtactaaaaaaaatccctcaaaactgcctgctgcatttctgtatttttttttcagtgttctttaAAGACTTTTAACCTACTGACAAGAACCTCCACCAATGCAGCTGGAACAGTTACAACTGCATCTGCTGGTAGAACAGCTCAGGGAGGAGATCTTAAAGTTACCATTCTCTGAAACCAGTAGTT
Encoded here:
- the LOC115351253 gene encoding testis development-related protein isoform X2, with the translated sequence MWKLNKSSKVLLDDSPEEEETRPRGPPPAAAGAFAAPQVQGASFRGWKEVTSMFNKDDEQQLLAGCKSPKSKGSNLKLKEEMKSEKKPGFWDSLVIKQNVPSRKPDEIEGWEPPQITAADSTSDAATTLSDYTAWSGWEDETKGSTKYTNLASSGNSSRWSIKSAGKLVSIRRQSKGNLTDNWEELE
- the LOC115351253 gene encoding testis development-related protein isoform X1, giving the protein MWKLNKSSKVLLDDSPEEEETRPRGPPPAAAGAFAAPQNKDQFLHDEVSSSVSQLATKVQGASFRGWKEVTSMFNKDDEQQLLAGCKSPKSKGSNLKLKEEMKSEKKPGFWDSLVIKQNVPSRKPDEIEGWEPPQITAADSTSDAATTLSDYTAWSGWEDETKGSTKYTNLASSGNSSRWSIKSAGKLVSIRRQSKGNLTDNWEELE